In Mycolicibacterium lutetiense, the sequence TCACCAGGACGTCATAGTCAGGCTGCATGTGACCAGTATGACGCTACCGAGGGGTAACTTTCTAGACAGGAAGCCCTAACTTGTAAAGACGAGCGTCACCGCCCGACCGTGAGCCCGACCTTCTGGAACTCCTTGAGATCGCAGTACCCGGCCTTGGCCATCGACCGGCGCAGACCGCCGACCAGGTTCAACGAACCGAACGGGTCATCGGACGGCCCGGTCAGCACCTGCTCCAGGCCCGGCCGCTCTGCGTCCGCCACCTGTAGCAGGGCGCCGCGCGGCAATGACGGATGCGCGGCCGCAGTCGGCCAGAACCAGCCACCGCCCTGCGCCTCGGCAGCCACCGCCAGCGGCGTGCCCAGCACGACGGCGTCGGCGCCGCAGGCGATCGCCTTGGCCAGGTCGCCCGAAGTGTGGATGTCGCCGTCGGCCAGCACGTGCACGTACCGGCCGCCGGTCTCGTCGAGATACTCGCGACGCGCGGCCGCCGCGTCGGCGATCGCGGTGGCCATCGGCACGCTGATGCCGAGCACCTCGTCGCTGGTGGTGACCCCGGCGGTGGAGCCGTAGCCGACGATCACGCCGGCCGCGCCGGTGCGCATCAGGTGCAGTGCGGTGCGATGGTCGAGCACGCCTCCGGCCACGACCGGGACGTCGAGCTCGGAGATGAACGTCTTCAGGTTCAAGGGCTCACCATCGGACGCGACGCGCTCGGCGGAGATGATGGTGCCCTGGATGACCAGCAGGTCGATCCCGGCAGCCACCAGCGTCGGGGTCAGCGCCTGGGCGTTCTGCGGGCTGACACGTACCGCTGTGGTCACCCCGGCCTCACGGATACGGGCCACCGCGGCGCCGAGCAGCTCGCGGTCCAGTGGCGCGGCATGCAACTGCTGCAGCATCCGGATCGCCGCCGAATCGTCAGGGGCCGACGCAGCGACATCCAACACCTGGGCGATCTTCTCCCCGACATCGGCATGCCGGCCGATCAGCCCCTCGCCGTTGAGCACGCCGAGCCCGCCGAGCCGACCCATCTCGATAGCGAACTCCACCGACACCAGGGAGTCGGTCGGGTGTGCGATGACCGGGACCTCGAAGCGGTAGGCATCGAGCTGCCAGGCCGTCGAGACGTCCTGCGACGACCGGGTGCGCCGCGAGGGCACGATCGTGACGTCGTCGAGCTCATAAGTGCGGCGGGCGGTCCTGCCCATGCCGATTTCAACCATGTCGCGCATGACTGTTCTTAGTCTCCTGCCCCACCGGTTCAGCGGGTGTAGTAGTTGGGGGCCTCGACAGTCATGGTGATGTCGTGCGGGTGGCTTTCCTTCAACCCGGCCGCCGTGATCTGGACGAACTGCGCCTGCTGCAAATGCTCGATGGACGCCGAGCCGGTGTATCCCATGGCCGCCCGCAACCCGCCCGTCAGCTGATGGATCACCGATCCCAGCGGACCGCGGAACGGCACCCGACCCTCGATGCCCTCGGGCACCAGCTTGTCCTCAGAGAGCACATCGTCCTGGAAGTAGCGGTCCTTGGAGTAGGACTTGCCACCGCCGCGTCCCTGCATGGCGCCCAGTGAACCCATGCCGCGGTAGCTCTTGAACTGCTTGCCGTTGACGAAGATCAGGTCACCGGGCGACTCGGCGGTGCCGGCCAGCAGCGAGCCCAGCATCGCCGTCGATGCGCCGGCGGCGAGCGCCTTGGCGATATCGCCCGAGTACTGCAGACCGCCGTCGGCGATCACCGGCACGCCGAAGGGCTTGCAGGCCGCAACGGCCTCCAGGATGGCGGTGATCTGTGGGGCTCCGACACCGGCGACCACTCGGGTGGTGCAGATCGAGCCCGGTCCGACACCGACCTTGACCGCGTCGGCACCGGCCGCCACCAGGGCAGCAGCCGCGGCACGGGTGGCGACGTTGCCGCCCACCACCTCGACGCGGTCGCCGACGGTCTTCTTCACCCGCGCCACCATGTCGAGCACGCCGCGATTGTGGGCGTGGGCGGTGTCGACGATCAGCACGTCGACGCCGGCCTCGACCAGCATCATCGCCCGCGCCCAGGCGTCATCGCCGACACCGATCGCGGCGCCGACCAAAAGCCGACCGTCCCGGTCCTTGGTCGACAACGGGAACTGTTCGGTCTTGACGAAGTCCTTGACCGTGATCAGCCCGGTCAGCTTGCCGTGACCGTCGACGATCGGCAGCTTCTCGATCTTGTGACGGCGCAGCAGGCCCAGCGCAGCCTCGGCGGACACGCCTTCCTGCGCGGTGATCAGCGGCACCTTGGTCATCACCTCGGCGACGGGCTTGTTCTCGTCGACCTCGAAGCGCATGTCGCGGTTGGTGATGATTCCAACCAGCGCGCCCGCGCTGTCCACAACGGGGAGCCCGGAGATTCGGAACCGGGCGCACATCGCGTCGACCTCGGCCAGGGTGTTCGTCGGCGAGCAGGTGACCGGGTCGGTGACCATACCGGCCTCGGACCGCTTCACGGTCTCGACCTGGGCGGCCTGTTCGGCGGCCGGAAGGTTGCGGTGCAGCACCCCCATGCCCCCGGCGCGGGCCATCGCGATGGCCATGCGCGATTCGGTGACCGTGTCCATCGCGGAGCTGACCATCGGCACCCGCAGGCGGATGTTTCGGGTCAGCTGGCTCGACGTGTCGGCGGTGGCCGGGATCACATCAGAGGCAGCCGGCAGCAGCAGCACGTCGTCAAAGGTGAGACCGAGCATTGCGATCTTGGTGGGATCGTCACCGCCGGTCGGCACCGGTAGGGCGATGGGAACGCTGCTTTCAGCGATCGACATGGGTGGGGCCTCCAGTGGCAGGCGTGGGGCGTGTAAGTCGATTCTATCGGCTCGCGAATTGACGGTGCTGTCGCCGCTCCTTGCACCTCACGCCGCAGATCACGGCGCGCATCAGGACAGCTGGCGCTATACCTGCACGGCTGCGTAGTGTGGGACTCGTGCGTGACCACCTCCCCCCTGGTTTGCCGCCCGATCCGTTTGCCGACGATCCTTGCGATCCTTCTGCTGCGCTGGACGCGATCGAGCCGGGCCAGCCTCTGGACCCCCAGGAACGGACGGCTGTCGAGGCTGATCTAGCCGATCTCGCGGTGTACGAGGCGTTGTTGGCGCACAAGGGAATTCGTGGTCTCGTCGTGTGCTGCGACGAATGCCAGCAGGATCACTACCACGACTGGGACATGCTGCGGGCCAACCTGCTGCAGCTGCTTGTCGACGGCACGGTGCGCCCGCACGAGCCGGCCTACGACCCCGAACCCGATGCCTACGTGACATGGGACTACTGCCGCGGCTACGCCGACGCGTCCCTCAACGAGGCCACCTCGGAAACCGACGGCTACCGCTGACTGCCGCCCAGCCCCGGTAACAGGGGCAGTTCGATTCCCGGCAACGCCGGACCCTCCCCGCTGTTCCCGCCCGACGGGCTTTCGTGACCTCCGCCACTGCCGTTTTCTGCAGGGGCGGACGGCGTCGTGCGCACCGGCGGTGCTGACGGCACCGATGTCGGCTCCGCCGACGGCGCGACGGTCGTGGTGGCCGCCGGAGGCGCTTCGGCCACCGGAGCAGCCGAGGTGGTCGGAGCCGACGTGGTGTGTGTCGTCGACGGCTGCGAGGCGGGTGCGCTCGTAGTCGGCTCGGCGCTGCTCGACGGCGTGGGCGACGATGACGGCGTCGACGGCTGGCTGGTCGTCGGTTGCGACGTCGAGGCCGCCGACGGCGTGGACGTCGCAGACGGTGTCGATGTCGGGGACGGCGTGGAAGTCTCCGAGCCGGGGGTGGTCTCTGTCGGCGAGGTCGAAGGCCCAGTCGTCGGTGTGGACGTTGGGGTCTCCCCCGGCGTGCTCTCGGACGGGGTCGGCGTCGTCGTGATCGTCACCTCGGGCAACACCACCGGCGGCGCGTCGGCCGGCACCGTCGCGTTCGGGTCGCGGGTCTCCACCTTGACCGACAGCTGCTGCCACTGGTCGACGAGTTCCTGCTTGCGCTGTTCGTCGCCGACGGTGGCCACGGTGGTAGTGATGGTCTGCAGTTTCTGCTGAGCCTCTTCCCACTGCCCGTCGTCGATCAGCTGTTGCACCTGCTTCAGTTCACTCGACGCCAGTTCGACGCCCACGTCGCGCGTCACCGGCGCCGACCCGAAGACCAGTCCGCGCACGCCGTACAGGGCATCGCCCGGGCCGGAGCCGTACACGGCCGCGCCGAACCCGCCGAGGCACAGCAGCGCGGCGGCCATCGACCCCACCAGAGCCATCGGGAACCGCACCCGCCCCTGCCCGGTCGCCTTGTCGAGGGCCTTGACGGCCTCCCGCGGCGGCGCGATACCCGACATCGGGGTGCGGCGGGCGTCGTCGCGCCACCCGGCCAGCAGGACGGCCAGTTCGGCCTCCTCCCGGTCGGTCGCGTAGACCTGATGCTCGAGGGACAGCGCCTCGATGAACTTCTCGGACCGGTTGATCTCGTTGAGGGACGGATCACCACCGTTTGAGGTCCAGCGGCCGAATTCAGGCATGATCCCGCCCCGTCGCCATGATCTCGTTCTTGAGTCGGGCCAGTGCACGGTGCTGTGCGACACGGACGGCGCCTGCGGTGCTCCCGACGGCCTCGGCGGTCTCCTCGGCACTCATCCCGACCACGACACGCAGGATCAGGATCTCGCGCTGCTTCTCGGGTAGTACGGACAACAACCGGGCCATCCGTTCAGACGATTCGGTGTCGAGAGCGGTCTGCTCGGGGCCGGTGTCGAGAGAGAATCGCTCGGGCACTGAATCGGTGGGCTCGGCACGGTTCCTGGCCGCCGCGCGATGCGCGTCAGCAACCTTGTGCGCAGCGATGCCATAGACAAAGGCCAGGAACGGGCGTCCCTGATCTTTGTAGCGCGGCAGCGCCGTAATGGCGGCCAAGCACACCTCCTGCGCAACGTCATCAGCTGACAGACCACTGCGCTCGGTCGCCCCCACCCTCGCCCGGACATACCGCACGACGATCGGCCGAATGATCTCCAGCACTTCCGAGAGCGCGTTCCGATCACCTGCCACTGCGTCAGCAACGACAATGTCGAGACGGTCTCCCGAACTTGTCATCGTGGGCGATCTCTCCAGCGTTACGTTGCACCGACACTCGCGGCGGATTGGCTCAGCTAAACAATAACGATCGGGGTGCAGTGGCCGGATTTAGGCGCCGGCCCACACCCCACCTCTGCGACGCACTGTATCGGCGCCGAGGTCCCGGATCCGGCGGATTTGGGCAGCGTCGTGTGTGGTGCTGCCAATGTCGGCGAGCACGCACGCCAACGCCCAACGCAGCGGGATCAACCCGGATTTCTCGGTGGCCAGCAGTGCCGCGTCGGCGACTTCTCTGGCGGCGTCGAGCTCGCCGGCGCTGCACAGCGCCGCGGCCAGCACCACCTCAGATTTGACGGCGTGCCGCGTCGAGCGGTGACCGGCTGCCGCCGCCACGCCGCGGCGGGCATGCTGAACCGCCGCGGAGCCATCGCCCTGAACCATCGCCAGTTCGGCGCTCACCCATGACAGCCGGACCCGCTGTCGTGACTCGTCGGGAGTGTTGATGTCACGCGCCCGGTCCAGCAGTCGGGTCGACACCGCGAACCGACCGACCCCGAGGGCGTCCGCGGCGAGCCCGACGAGTGCATCGGCGGCGGCCTCGTCGTCGTCACCGCGGTGCGCCCACGCCTGACCGTCGGCGCCTCGGGCGCGTGGGTGCCCGCCCAGCTGGCGGAGGAACGATGCGCGCGTGCTGTACGCCAGCGACACCAACGGACCGGAGTCCCGGGACCGCAGGATCTCGGCAAGCTCGGTGAGCGCACAGCCGTAGCGCCCCTGCCCGCCGGCGGCCACGGCCCGCAGCCACCGCTCGTGCGGGGTTGTCGCGCTCGGCAGCGGCCAGCGACCGGGGTCGGCCCCGAAAGCCGCGTCAGCCAGCGTCGTGGCAGCAGGTGCGGATGTGGTCATCGGTAGGCGACGCTATCAATACGGCCCGCTTGGAGGGTCCGCGGGAACCGGATACCGGCGGAACCGGACATTAAGATCTTGCGCGATAAACATTCGTTAACAATTGATGACTTGAATGTTAATGGCACGTCAACTAAGTGTCGGATGTCCGGAATTGCATAGGTTCCTGCGAACCGGCCCAACAGGGAAAACCCCAAGACCTCTAGCAGATCCGTAACAGCGATGCCTCAGTCACCGCGTCGCAATGATGAACGTGATGTAAATTCTGTACCTGCGGTTATGCCCTTTGACACACCTGCAAGGTATTGACTCGCTTTATCGGACGCACCTAGTTTATGTGCACGAGCGGTCATCGGCGACACGAGCTCAGTTCGGTTCCACCGACTCAAACCCGCCCACTTTCTGGCGAAATGGGCGAGCAGAGAGGGGTTTTCCACATGCCGCAGCCGCAGCAACTTCCCGGACCCAATGCGGATATCTGGGATTGGCAAATGCACGGACTTTGCCGTGGAGTCGATTCGTCAGTGTTCTTCCATCCCGACGGCGAACGCGGCCGGGCCCGGGCGCAGCGTGAGGTGCGCGCCAAGGAGATGTGCCGCAGTTGCCCGGTGATCACCCAGTGCCGTTCCCACGCGCTGGCCGTCGGCGAGCCGTATGGCAT encodes:
- a CDS encoding anti-sigma-D factor RsdA is translated as MPEFGRWTSNGGDPSLNEINRSEKFIEALSLEHQVYATDREEAELAVLLAGWRDDARRTPMSGIAPPREAVKALDKATGQGRVRFPMALVGSMAAALLCLGGFGAAVYGSGPGDALYGVRGLVFGSAPVTRDVGVELASSELKQVQQLIDDGQWEEAQQKLQTITTTVATVGDEQRKQELVDQWQQLSVKVETRDPNATVPADAPPVVLPEVTITTTPTPSESTPGETPTSTPTTGPSTSPTETTPGSETSTPSPTSTPSATSTPSAASTSQPTTSQPSTPSSSPTPSSSAEPTTSAPASQPSTTHTTSAPTTSAAPVAEAPPAATTTVAPSAEPTSVPSAPPVRTTPSAPAENGSGGGHESPSGGNSGEGPALPGIELPLLPGLGGSQR
- a CDS encoding GuaB3 family IMP dehydrogenase-related protein; the encoded protein is MRDMVEIGMGRTARRTYELDDVTIVPSRRTRSSQDVSTAWQLDAYRFEVPVIAHPTDSLVSVEFAIEMGRLGGLGVLNGEGLIGRHADVGEKIAQVLDVAASAPDDSAAIRMLQQLHAAPLDRELLGAAVARIREAGVTTAVRVSPQNAQALTPTLVAAGIDLLVIQGTIISAERVASDGEPLNLKTFISELDVPVVAGGVLDHRTALHLMRTGAAGVIVGYGSTAGVTTSDEVLGISVPMATAIADAAAARREYLDETGGRYVHVLADGDIHTSGDLAKAIACGADAVVLGTPLAVAAEAQGGGWFWPTAAAHPSLPRGALLQVADAERPGLEQVLTGPSDDPFGSLNLVGGLRRSMAKAGYCDLKEFQKVGLTVGR
- the guaB gene encoding IMP dehydrogenase; translation: MSIAESSVPIALPVPTGGDDPTKIAMLGLTFDDVLLLPAASDVIPATADTSSQLTRNIRLRVPMVSSAMDTVTESRMAIAMARAGGMGVLHRNLPAAEQAAQVETVKRSEAGMVTDPVTCSPTNTLAEVDAMCARFRISGLPVVDSAGALVGIITNRDMRFEVDENKPVAEVMTKVPLITAQEGVSAEAALGLLRRHKIEKLPIVDGHGKLTGLITVKDFVKTEQFPLSTKDRDGRLLVGAAIGVGDDAWARAMMLVEAGVDVLIVDTAHAHNRGVLDMVARVKKTVGDRVEVVGGNVATRAAAAALVAAGADAVKVGVGPGSICTTRVVAGVGAPQITAILEAVAACKPFGVPVIADGGLQYSGDIAKALAAGASTAMLGSLLAGTAESPGDLIFVNGKQFKSYRGMGSLGAMQGRGGGKSYSKDRYFQDDVLSEDKLVPEGIEGRVPFRGPLGSVIHQLTGGLRAAMGYTGSASIEHLQQAQFVQITAAGLKESHPHDITMTVEAPNYYTR
- a CDS encoding sigma-70 family RNA polymerase sigma factor; amino-acid sequence: MTSSGDRLDIVVADAVAGDRNALSEVLEIIRPIVVRYVRARVGATERSGLSADDVAQEVCLAAITALPRYKDQGRPFLAFVYGIAAHKVADAHRAAARNRAEPTDSVPERFSLDTGPEQTALDTESSERMARLLSVLPEKQREILILRVVVGMSAEETAEAVGSTAGAVRVAQHRALARLKNEIMATGRDHA
- a CDS encoding DUF5319 domain-containing protein, coding for MRDHLPPGLPPDPFADDPCDPSAALDAIEPGQPLDPQERTAVEADLADLAVYEALLAHKGIRGLVVCCDECQQDHYHDWDMLRANLLQLLVDGTVRPHEPAYDPEPDAYVTWDYCRGYADASLNEATSETDGYR
- a CDS encoding WhiB family transcriptional regulator, whose protein sequence is MPQPQQLPGPNADIWDWQMHGLCRGVDSSVFFHPDGERGRARAQREVRAKEMCRSCPVITQCRSHALAVGEPYGIWGGLSEAERELLLKRGIRRRSA